Proteins from a genomic interval of Streptomyces fodineus:
- a CDS encoding type II toxin-antitoxin system VapB family antitoxin yields MSRTVIDLDDEALEAAAKELGTTTKRDTINTALREVTARYRRLRALTEARELVAEGALDVNLLLDKSTYRPTGGAGVRDAGADA; encoded by the coding sequence ATGAGCCGCACCGTGATCGATCTCGACGACGAGGCGCTGGAGGCCGCGGCCAAGGAACTCGGCACCACGACCAAGCGCGACACCATCAACACCGCCCTGCGGGAGGTTACGGCTCGCTACCGGCGACTGCGCGCGCTGACGGAAGCCCGCGAGCTGGTCGCCGAGGGCGCACTGGACGTGAACCTCCTCCTCGACAAGAGCACATACCGGCCGACCGGCGGGGCCGGTGTCCGTGACGCAGGAGCAGATGCGTGA
- a CDS encoding TIGR02677 family protein: protein MTSRPVEPDSVGPAEAAHSAGSSTETPYAPFAHLTAPNATLYRQVMSVFLTAKERFAVHLRPEDVHAALPPEHRPAGPDAVVKALDSLVGWGNLRADPDTSRVTAVEDFYRRRFIYQLTQGGEAAEQALSVYDEALGRRGALQAVALHDIVTHLRALLVLAAEEEPDAAKAHLALSALTGRFEALAENARAFMGSLQRTIDLHGVEVEVFLAYKDRLIQYLERFIQDLITLGGRIALLIAELEDRDRVGLLLRLAAAREAADAAPDEADTAQAQAYERWAGRWAGLAAWFVSADGRESQARLLRSRALGAIPQLLAVVRQLNERRAGRSDRSADFRALARWFAEAPDDDARHRLWRAAFGLYSARHFTVDADTLADRAARPVPPATPWAEAEPLRISPQLRRTGSYERRGKPRRVQDRSEQRRQLAELAAKQAEEIAAARARLATDGTTRLSALGELDPVAFALFLRLLGDALATWRPGTTTTAATSNDGTMEIRLTALDDGTKAEIRTPGGVFRGPDHTVEITDLTQDIPAWEAR from the coding sequence ATGACGTCACGCCCTGTCGAACCGGACAGCGTCGGCCCCGCCGAGGCCGCCCACTCTGCGGGGTCCTCCACGGAGACCCCGTACGCCCCCTTCGCCCACCTCACCGCACCCAACGCCACCCTCTACCGCCAGGTGATGAGCGTGTTCCTGACGGCCAAGGAGCGGTTCGCGGTGCATCTGCGGCCCGAGGACGTGCACGCCGCGCTGCCGCCGGAGCACCGCCCCGCCGGCCCCGACGCCGTCGTCAAGGCGCTGGACAGCCTCGTCGGATGGGGCAATCTGCGGGCGGATCCGGACACCTCCCGGGTCACCGCGGTCGAGGACTTCTACCGCAGACGCTTCATCTATCAGCTCACCCAGGGCGGCGAAGCCGCCGAGCAGGCGCTGTCCGTGTACGACGAGGCGCTGGGGCGGCGCGGAGCACTCCAGGCGGTGGCGCTGCACGACATCGTCACGCACCTGCGGGCGCTGCTCGTGCTCGCCGCGGAGGAGGAGCCGGACGCGGCCAAGGCGCACCTCGCGCTGTCCGCGCTGACGGGTCGGTTCGAGGCGCTGGCGGAGAACGCGCGGGCGTTCATGGGGTCGCTGCAGCGCACCATCGACCTGCACGGCGTCGAGGTGGAGGTGTTCCTCGCCTACAAGGACCGGCTGATCCAGTACCTGGAGCGGTTCATCCAGGACCTGATCACGCTCGGCGGCCGGATCGCCCTGCTCATCGCGGAACTGGAGGACCGGGACAGGGTGGGCCTGCTGCTGCGGCTGGCGGCCGCGCGGGAGGCGGCCGATGCCGCTCCGGACGAGGCGGACACCGCCCAGGCGCAGGCGTACGAGCGGTGGGCGGGGCGCTGGGCCGGACTCGCCGCCTGGTTCGTGTCGGCGGACGGCCGCGAGTCCCAGGCCCGCCTGCTGCGCAGCCGCGCACTTGGTGCGATCCCGCAACTCCTGGCGGTCGTACGGCAGCTGAACGAGCGGCGGGCCGGGCGCTCGGACCGGTCGGCGGACTTCCGCGCTCTGGCGCGCTGGTTCGCCGAAGCCCCGGACGACGACGCGCGGCACCGGCTGTGGCGCGCCGCCTTCGGCCTTTACTCCGCCCGTCATTTCACCGTCGACGCCGATACCCTCGCCGACCGCGCGGCGCGTCCGGTACCCCCGGCCACCCCCTGGGCCGAGGCCGAACCGCTGCGGATCAGCCCGCAGTTGCGCCGTACCGGTAGCTACGAGCGGCGCGGCAAGCCCCGCAGAGTGCAGGACCGCTCCGAGCAGCGGCGGCAGCTGGCCGAGCTCGCCGCGAAACAGGCGGAGGAGATCGCTGCCGCCCGCGCCCGGCTGGCCACGGACGGCACCACCCGGCTGTCCGCGCTCGGCGAGCTGGACCCGGTGGCCTTCGCCCTGTTCCTCCGGCTGCTCGGCGACGCCCTGGCCACCTGGCGGCCCGGCACGACCACGACCGCGGCGACCAGCAACGACGGCACGATGGAGATCCGCCTCACCGCTCTCGACGACGGGACGAAGGCCGAGATCCGCACGCCGGGCGGGGTGTTCCGGGGCCCCGACCACACCGTTGAGATCACCGACCTCACACAGGACATCCCTGCTTGGGAGGCGCGATGA
- a CDS encoding TIGR02678 family protein: MTTSLGEVLDNRRTAEFHKAARALLKEPLLLARGPSADSYRLVRRYAAELRDWFDRNTGWSLRVDAESARLRRTPGTLADATHPAREASRAGVPFTRRRYVLLCLALAALERGEAQIALGRLAEQVVLDAADPHLAAAGVEFTLERRDERLDLAAVVRLLLRYGVLRRVAGDEDAYVSGAGDVLYDVERRVLAGLLAARHGPSLIDAVGFEERLGALTAESALDSDELRFRAIRQKLTRRLLDDPVLYYDELTDDELVYLTRQRAFLTARVSELTGLLPEVRAEGIAMVDPHDDLTDVRMPEQGTHGHVTLLLAEHLAAADGEVSRTELELRVRELAAVHGAFWSKSAKQPGAEGELVEQALARLSALGLAKRTPAGATPLPALARYAVGEAVVVESSSRPQRKAPRP; this comes from the coding sequence ATGACCACTTCCCTGGGCGAGGTGCTGGACAACCGGCGCACCGCCGAGTTCCACAAGGCCGCCCGCGCCCTGTTGAAGGAGCCGCTGCTGCTCGCCCGCGGCCCGAGTGCCGACTCCTACCGCCTGGTCCGCCGGTACGCCGCCGAGCTGCGCGACTGGTTCGACCGCAACACCGGCTGGTCGCTGCGGGTGGACGCGGAGTCCGCGCGGTTGCGCAGGACGCCCGGGACCCTGGCCGACGCGACCCACCCGGCGCGCGAGGCGTCCCGCGCCGGAGTGCCGTTCACCCGCCGCCGCTATGTCCTGCTGTGCCTGGCGCTGGCCGCACTGGAACGCGGGGAGGCCCAGATCGCGCTCGGCCGCCTCGCCGAACAGGTGGTGCTGGACGCCGCCGACCCGCATCTGGCCGCCGCCGGCGTGGAGTTCACCCTGGAACGGCGCGACGAGCGCCTGGACCTCGCCGCCGTCGTACGGCTGCTGCTGCGGTACGGGGTGCTGCGCCGGGTGGCCGGGGACGAGGATGCCTACGTCAGCGGGGCGGGCGACGTGCTCTACGACGTGGAGCGCCGCGTCCTGGCCGGGCTGCTGGCCGCCCGCCACGGCCCGTCACTGATCGACGCGGTCGGATTCGAGGAGCGGCTGGGCGCACTCACCGCGGAGAGCGCCCTGGACAGCGACGAGCTGCGGTTCCGCGCGATCCGCCAGAAGCTCACCCGCCGACTCCTCGACGACCCGGTGCTCTACTACGACGAGCTGACCGACGACGAGCTGGTCTACCTCACCCGCCAGCGCGCCTTCCTCACCGCACGCGTCAGCGAACTGACCGGCCTGTTGCCCGAGGTGCGGGCCGAGGGCATCGCCATGGTCGACCCCCACGACGACCTCACCGACGTACGCATGCCCGAACAGGGCACCCACGGGCACGTCACCCTGCTGCTCGCCGAGCACCTCGCCGCCGCGGACGGCGAGGTGAGCCGGACCGAACTGGAACTGCGCGTGCGCGAACTGGCGGCCGTCCACGGCGCGTTCTGGTCCAAGAGCGCCAAGCAGCCGGGCGCGGAGGGTGAGCTGGTCGAGCAGGCGCTGGCCAGACTGAGCGCGCTCGGCCTGGCCAAGCGCACACCCGCCGGCGCGACCCCGCTGCCCGCGCTCGCCCGGTACGCGGTTGGCGAGGCCGTCGTCGTCGAATCCTCAAGCCGCCCCCAACGAAAGGCACCACGACCGTGA
- a CDS encoding TIGR02680 family protein, which produces MTALPQPTPGRWRPLRLGLVDLFYYDTEEFWFRDGRLLLRGNNGTGKSKVLALTLPFLLDGDLSPRRVEPDADPGKRMEWNLLLGGEHPHPERLGYTWIEFGRVDTDTGQTHFRTLACGLKAVAGRGIARHWYAVTDQRIGQDLSLLDATGTALSRDRLAEALAGHGMVYDTATAYRRAVDEALFGLGERRYAALVDLLIQLRQPQLSKRPNEAALSRALTEALPPMDQAVIADVAEAFRSLDEEKDELRAASEAERAASAFLDHYRRYARVAARRRARLPRSEHARYEQLHRDLAQARTEREQAEADREAAAGRIAELEEMATRLKAQQAALREGPEMRSARELEQAAAEARRSAEDLKRAEADRQDAAQAHTRALGRLGTAERRLAAAEDRIRDLAARARDTAAAARIDEAPRTDGAPEAELRRAAEEAVARRRRTIEHVEELADRTDRAAAERRSAARRLDEAETEAGHTARRQAEAEEAAEAAGTDLVARVRAHLDACEELAVPDAAGLLDATQDWVTHCQGPYPAREAAGQAHRARAAHLADQAAVLGQELAGLKARRAEAERELAELEAGGQRGPAAPHTRTPGLREQVPGAPLWRLVEFRDHVTAGEQAGLEAALEASGLLDAWVCPDGTALRADGHDILLSPLSPAGPLPGSTLADVLRPAVDHGDPRAAAVGEQTVARLLTGVGLGSGWGSPRSSEVESGGDTWVSADGRFRVGALTGSWSKQVAVYVGEGAREEARRARITALHGELAAYTEDLARLDAERATVARRRGTLDAELTGLPDDAGLRHAHALAAAASDTAHRARVRRNERAAELGEASRQEAEATTELADTAAAVNLPTGRADLAAVRQALSDHTVVLAGLWPALGERADAARALADEHAEAQRAGEKVAELARRAEEAARIATAADERHATLRSTVGAAVAELERRLADTADALTACDREQRRAREDMTAADRRAHLALGHIERLEVDVREATAARAVAIAALQRFAATGLLAVALPETAVPPLDTGSWAVTPAIALARAIESDLSATDDSDGAWQRVQKRLSEEYKKLQDALSRGGHSASARMTEDGMVVEIVYQGRTRAVPDLTEALAVEVAELTRILSAHEREILETHLLTEVAGTLQELIGAAERQVQAMNEELKERPTSTGMRLRLVWRPSRKAPTGLTQARERLRQSADAWAAEDRAAVGEFLQAEIARRQADDTAGSWLEVLTAALDYRAWHEFGIERHQHGKWVPATGPASGGERVLAVSVPLFAAASSHYATAAPHAPRLVTLDEAFAGVDDDSRAKCLGLLHAFDLDVVMTSEREWACYPQVPGIAIAQLSRVDEIPAVLVTRWEWDGTARGRGSEPGRPTGGIPEQTGPRAIPEVAGSEDAAWA; this is translated from the coding sequence GTGACGGCCCTGCCCCAGCCCACGCCCGGCCGGTGGCGGCCGCTGCGCCTCGGCCTGGTCGACCTCTTCTACTACGACACCGAGGAGTTCTGGTTCCGCGACGGCCGCCTGCTGCTGCGCGGCAACAACGGCACCGGCAAGTCCAAGGTGCTCGCCCTCACGCTCCCGTTCCTGCTGGACGGCGACCTGTCGCCGCGCCGGGTGGAGCCCGACGCCGACCCGGGCAAGCGCATGGAGTGGAACCTGCTGCTCGGTGGGGAGCACCCCCACCCCGAGCGGCTCGGATACACCTGGATCGAGTTCGGCCGCGTCGACACCGACACCGGACAGACCCACTTCCGTACCCTCGCCTGCGGGCTGAAGGCCGTCGCGGGCCGCGGCATCGCCCGCCACTGGTACGCCGTCACCGACCAGCGGATCGGCCAGGACCTCAGCCTCCTCGACGCGACCGGCACCGCACTGTCGCGTGACCGGCTCGCGGAGGCTCTCGCCGGGCACGGCATGGTGTACGACACTGCAACGGCGTACCGACGGGCCGTCGACGAGGCGCTGTTCGGCCTCGGCGAGCGACGCTACGCCGCCCTGGTCGATCTGCTCATCCAGCTGCGCCAGCCGCAGCTGTCGAAACGGCCCAACGAGGCCGCCCTGTCCCGTGCCCTGACCGAGGCGCTGCCCCCGATGGACCAGGCAGTGATCGCCGACGTGGCGGAGGCGTTCCGCTCCCTGGACGAGGAGAAGGACGAGCTGCGCGCGGCGAGCGAGGCCGAGCGGGCCGCCTCCGCCTTCCTGGACCACTACCGGCGCTACGCCCGGGTCGCAGCACGCCGCCGGGCCCGGCTGCCCCGAAGCGAGCACGCCCGCTACGAGCAGCTGCACCGCGACCTGGCCCAGGCCCGGACCGAGCGGGAGCAGGCCGAGGCGGACCGGGAGGCGGCGGCCGGGCGGATCGCGGAACTGGAGGAGATGGCCACGCGGCTGAAGGCACAGCAGGCCGCGCTGCGCGAGGGCCCCGAGATGCGCAGTGCCCGGGAGCTGGAGCAGGCGGCGGCCGAGGCGCGCCGCAGTGCTGAGGATCTGAAGCGCGCCGAGGCCGACCGCCAGGACGCAGCCCAGGCGCACACCCGGGCCCTGGGCCGGCTCGGCACGGCCGAGCGACGCCTCGCGGCGGCCGAGGACCGCATCCGGGACCTGGCCGCGCGCGCCCGGGACACGGCCGCGGCGGCTCGCATCGACGAAGCGCCGCGCACCGACGGGGCGCCGGAGGCCGAACTGCGGCGGGCCGCCGAGGAGGCGGTGGCCCGCAGACGGCGCACCATTGAGCATGTGGAGGAACTGGCGGACCGCACCGACCGGGCCGCCGCCGAGCGGCGCTCCGCCGCTCGCCGCCTGGACGAGGCCGAGACCGAGGCGGGACACACCGCACGGCGGCAGGCCGAGGCGGAAGAAGCCGCCGAGGCGGCGGGCACGGACCTCGTCGCCCGCGTCCGCGCTCACCTGGACGCCTGCGAGGAACTCGCCGTCCCCGATGCCGCCGGGCTGCTCGACGCGACCCAGGACTGGGTGACCCACTGCCAGGGCCCGTACCCGGCACGGGAGGCAGCCGGTCAGGCCCATCGCGCACGCGCGGCACACCTCGCCGATCAGGCCGCCGTCCTCGGACAGGAACTGGCCGGCCTGAAGGCCCGGCGTGCCGAGGCCGAGCGGGAGCTGGCCGAGCTGGAGGCGGGCGGCCAGCGCGGGCCGGCGGCTCCGCACACCCGTACCCCTGGCCTGCGTGAGCAGGTCCCGGGCGCGCCCCTGTGGCGGCTGGTCGAGTTCCGGGACCATGTCACCGCCGGTGAACAGGCGGGTCTGGAGGCCGCGCTGGAGGCGTCCGGGCTTCTGGACGCCTGGGTGTGCCCGGACGGTACCGCCCTGCGTGCGGACGGGCACGACATCCTGCTGTCCCCGCTGTCACCCGCGGGCCCGCTGCCCGGCAGCACGCTCGCCGACGTACTCCGCCCGGCCGTGGACCACGGCGATCCCCGGGCCGCGGCGGTCGGGGAGCAGACCGTCGCCCGTCTCCTGACCGGTGTGGGGCTCGGCTCGGGATGGGGGTCCCCCCGCTCGAGCGAAGTCGAGAGTGGGGGAGACACCTGGGTGAGCGCGGACGGTCGCTTTCGCGTCGGCGCGCTGACCGGCAGCTGGTCGAAGCAGGTCGCCGTGTACGTCGGTGAGGGCGCCCGCGAGGAGGCCCGCCGGGCCCGTATCACCGCCCTGCACGGCGAACTCGCCGCATACACCGAGGACCTGGCACGCCTCGACGCGGAACGCGCCACGGTCGCACGGCGACGCGGCACCCTGGACGCCGAACTGACCGGCCTGCCGGACGACGCAGGCCTGCGCCACGCGCACGCCCTCGCCGCCGCGGCCTCCGACACCGCCCACCGGGCTCGGGTCCGCCGTAACGAACGCGCTGCCGAACTCGGCGAGGCATCCCGGCAGGAGGCCGAGGCCACCACCGAACTCGCCGACACCGCCGCCGCGGTGAACCTGCCCACGGGCCGGGCGGACCTCGCCGCCGTCCGCCAGGCCCTGAGCGACCACACCGTCGTCCTCGCCGGGCTGTGGCCCGCGCTCGGCGAGCGCGCCGACGCGGCACGGGCCCTTGCCGACGAGCACGCCGAAGCCCAGCGGGCCGGGGAAAAGGTGGCGGAACTGGCCCGGCGCGCCGAGGAGGCGGCCCGCATCGCCACCGCCGCCGACGAGCGTCACGCCACCCTGCGCTCCACCGTCGGCGCCGCCGTGGCCGAGCTGGAGCGGCGCCTCGCCGACACCGCCGACGCGCTCACGGCGTGCGACCGCGAGCAGCGCCGGGCCCGCGAGGACATGACGGCCGCGGACCGGCGCGCCCACCTGGCACTCGGACATATCGAACGCCTGGAGGTGGACGTCCGCGAGGCCACCGCGGCCCGTGCCGTGGCCATCGCCGCACTCCAGCGGTTCGCGGCCACCGGGCTGCTCGCCGTCGCCCTGCCCGAGACGGCCGTACCGCCCTTGGACACCGGATCCTGGGCGGTCACCCCGGCCATCGCGCTCGCCCGCGCGATCGAGAGCGACCTGTCCGCCACCGACGACTCCGACGGCGCCTGGCAGCGCGTGCAGAAGCGGCTCAGCGAGGAGTACAAGAAGCTCCAGGACGCGCTATCCCGGGGCGGTCACAGCGCCTCGGCCCGGATGACCGAGGATGGCATGGTCGTCGAGATCGTCTACCAGGGCCGTACCCGGGCCGTCCCCGACCTCACCGAGGCCCTCGCCGTGGAAGTCGCCGAGCTGACCCGCATCCTGTCCGCGCACGAGCGGGAGATCCTCGAAACCCACCTGCTGACCGAGGTCGCCGGCACCCTGCAGGAGCTGATCGGCGCCGCCGAGCGCCAGGTGCAGGCCATGAACGAAGAACTGAAGGAGCGGCCCACCTCCACCGGCATGCGACTGCGGCTCGTCTGGCGCCCCTCGCGCAAGGCGCCAACGGGTCTGACGCAGGCTCGCGAGCGGCTGCGCCAGTCCGCCGACGCCTGGGCGGCCGAGGACCGGGCCGCGGTCGGCGAGTTCCTCCAGGCCGAGATCGCCCGCCGGCAGGCCGACGACACCGCGGGCAGCTGGCTGGAGGTGCTCACCGCGGCCCTCGACTACCGCGCCTGGCACGAGTTCGGCATCGAACGCCACCAGCACGGCAAGTGGGTTCCCGCCACCGGGCCCGCCTCCGGCGGCGAGCGCGTCCTGGCCGTGAGCGTGCCGCTGTTCGCCGCGGCTTCCTCCCACTACGCCACGGCCGCCCCCCACGCCCCCCGGCTGGTCACCCTGGACGAGGCCTTCGCCGGCGTCGACGACGACTCCCGCGCCAAGTGCCTTGGCCTGCTCCACGCTTTCGACCTGGACGTGGTGATGACGTCCGAACGTGAATGGGCCTGCTACCCGCAGGTCCCGGGCATCGCCATCGCCCAGCTCTCCCGTGTCGACGAGATCCCGGCGGTCCTGGTGACCCGCTGGGAGTGGGACGGCACCGCACGGGGCAGGGGCAGTGAACCGGGTCGCCCGACGGGAGGCATCCCCGAGCAGACCGGTCCACGGGCGATTCCGGAGGTGGCCGGAAGCGAGGACGCCGCGTGGGCATGA
- a CDS encoding TIGR02679 family protein yields the protein MSERGTNERQDIRECTSTPRQPTAPVDRDRLTRLLGGADLAWLIDRVRHRMARDEHLTGSVTLTAPTSAQRAAVERLLGRAPGAGRGLSVRLEAVDAVLRRSGVSPDGLGAAVTALTGPVTRLADVREREERAWREAYTPLDELVRTDRPQLDDWAERVVSDGLVRRLARTPQVAKNLLDNAAQALRRLPVDPAVSLPVFSGATFGDAHALDDGSPLATLVLSGIRALTGFPDGSGAEWRREAWASAGLLRDALSATVLTLGLRGSPALDWSADESEPAVLTLRQLIRHPPRTAPAVVRVCENPAVLATAADALGTACPPLVCLQGQPSAAALTLLRHLHTQGSTLRYHGDFDWGGLRIASALLRRIPWHPWRYTAADYRSAVAAASLAPRLTGTPTTAAWDPDLPAALTELGVRIEEETVLDDLLADLGH from the coding sequence ATGAGCGAGAGGGGCACGAACGAGCGGCAGGACATCAGGGAGTGTACGAGCACCCCCCGGCAGCCCACCGCACCCGTCGACCGCGACCGGCTGACCCGGTTGCTCGGCGGGGCCGACCTCGCCTGGCTGATCGACCGCGTACGCCACCGTATGGCGCGGGACGAACACCTCACCGGCTCGGTCACGCTGACCGCCCCCACCTCCGCGCAGCGGGCCGCCGTCGAACGGCTGCTGGGCCGCGCGCCCGGCGCAGGACGTGGGCTGAGCGTTCGCCTCGAGGCCGTGGACGCCGTCCTGCGCCGCTCCGGCGTCAGCCCTGACGGGCTGGGCGCCGCCGTCACCGCCCTCACGGGACCCGTCACTCGGCTGGCCGACGTACGCGAGCGGGAGGAGCGCGCCTGGCGGGAGGCGTACACGCCGCTCGATGAACTCGTCCGCACTGACAGGCCCCAACTGGACGACTGGGCGGAGAGGGTCGTCTCGGACGGCCTCGTACGCCGGCTCGCCCGCACCCCACAGGTGGCGAAGAACCTGCTGGACAACGCCGCCCAGGCCCTGCGTCGGCTGCCGGTCGATCCCGCCGTGTCCCTGCCCGTCTTCTCAGGCGCCACCTTCGGCGACGCTCACGCCCTCGACGACGGCTCCCCGCTCGCCACCCTCGTCCTGTCCGGCATCCGCGCGCTGACCGGCTTCCCGGACGGCAGCGGAGCCGAGTGGCGCCGCGAGGCATGGGCGTCGGCCGGGCTCCTCAGGGACGCCCTGTCCGCCACGGTCCTGACCCTGGGTCTCCGCGGCTCCCCCGCCCTTGACTGGTCGGCCGACGAAAGCGAACCCGCGGTCCTGACGCTGCGGCAACTCATCCGGCACCCGCCACGCACGGCACCCGCCGTTGTCCGCGTCTGCGAGAACCCGGCCGTCCTGGCCACCGCAGCCGACGCCCTGGGCACTGCCTGCCCGCCCTTGGTCTGCCTCCAGGGTCAGCCCTCGGCCGCCGCCCTCACCCTGCTGCGCCACCTGCACACCCAAGGAAGCACGTTGCGCTACCACGGTGACTTCGACTGGGGCGGCCTGCGCATCGCCTCAGCCCTGCTGCGCCGCATCCCCTGGCACCCCTGGCGTTACACGGCCGCCGACTACCGCAGCGCGGTCGCCGCCGCCTCACTGGCCCCGCGCCTGACCGGCACGCCGACCACCGCCGCGTGGGACCCGGACCTGCCCGCGGCCCTCACCGAACTCGGCGTGCGCATCGAGGAGGAGACAGTGCTCGACGACCTGCTGGCCGACCTCGGCCACTGA
- a CDS encoding aldo/keto reductase, with protein MRYTKLRDLEVSRIGLGAMGMSFGYTGSGADDGESVRAMHRTFELGATFLDTAEIYGPYTNERLVGRAIKGRRDQVVLATKFGLVSHAGGGPGQLDSSPGNIRTAVEGSLRRLGTEYIDLYYQHRVDPHTPIEDTVGALATLVAEGKIRHIGLSEAGPATIRRAHAVHPITALQSEYSVWTRDPEKTVLPVLRELDIGFVAYSPLGHGFLTGTVRSTGHFDATDLRADNPRFTEENFPRNLHIADEIEAVAAEAGATPAQIALAWLLARGDDVVPIPGTRRVTRVEENTAAADVRLNPEQFARLDALPPAVGEHHTEEQMRMMDRY; from the coding sequence ATGAGATACACAAAACTGCGGGACCTGGAAGTCTCCCGGATCGGTCTGGGAGCCATGGGCATGTCCTTCGGCTATACGGGCTCGGGAGCGGACGACGGGGAGTCCGTCCGTGCCATGCACCGGACCTTCGAACTCGGTGCGACGTTCCTCGACACCGCCGAGATCTACGGGCCGTACACCAACGAACGGCTCGTCGGCCGGGCAATCAAGGGCCGCCGCGACCAGGTGGTGCTCGCCACGAAGTTCGGACTGGTCTCCCACGCGGGCGGCGGTCCGGGGCAGTTGGACAGCAGCCCAGGGAACATTCGCACTGCCGTGGAGGGTTCGCTACGCCGACTCGGGACCGAGTACATCGATCTCTACTACCAGCACCGTGTCGACCCGCACACCCCCATCGAGGACACCGTCGGTGCCCTCGCCACGCTTGTCGCCGAAGGCAAGATCCGCCACATCGGCCTCTCCGAGGCAGGCCCCGCCACGATCCGCCGCGCCCATGCCGTCCATCCGATCACCGCGCTCCAGTCCGAGTACTCCGTGTGGACCCGTGACCCCGAGAAGACTGTGCTGCCGGTCCTGCGAGAACTGGACATCGGATTCGTAGCGTATTCGCCACTCGGCCATGGCTTCCTCACGGGCACCGTCCGCTCGACCGGGCACTTCGACGCCACCGACCTACGGGCCGACAATCCCCGCTTCACTGAGGAGAACTTCCCGCGGAACCTGCACATTGCCGATGAGATCGAGGCCGTCGCCGCAGAGGCCGGTGCCACCCCGGCGCAGATCGCCCTCGCCTGGCTGCTCGCCCGGGGAGACGATGTCGTCCCCATCCCCGGCACCCGACGGGTCACCCGCGTCGAGGAGAACACTGCGGCCGCCGATGTCCGGCTGAACCCCGAGCAGTTCGCGCGGCTCGACGCCCTGCCGCCTGCTGTGGGAGAGCACCACACGGAGGAGCAGATGCGGATGATGGACCGCTACTGA